The DNA region CCTCGATGAGCAATACAAGCCAATGCCATAATTCACCTTACCCGTGAAAAAAATTTGGAAAGATGGCAGCATAGCAGTCTTTTTATTGACACCCCACAATCCCGCCATTCGATATAGAGATTTCTCCCATGAGTGAATACTGGCCAATCATTGAGCGAATCCTGGCCCATAACATGGTCGGCAAGGCCCTGCTGGTACTGGTATGTATCCTGGCCTTTTGGCTCGGCTCCAAATTATTAAACAAGATTGTTCACGACATCAGCCTGCGCCGCTCCCTGGGGGATTTGCGGGTACTTTACATTACCCGCCTGATGAATATCGCCATGGTATTTTTATGTGTGGTTGTCGTGTGTTTTATTCTGGGTTTGGGTTACAGCGAAATTTCGGTATTCCTGTCATCCATTTTTGCTGTCGTTGGTATTGCACTCTTTGCCCAGTGGTCCATTTTGAGTAACGTCACTGCCAGCATGCTGATTTTTTTCGGTTTCCCGTATAAGGTTAATGACCGCATTAAAATCCTTGATAAGGACGATGACATCAGTGGCATTATTATTGAGATCAGCATGTTCCACGTTATTCTAAAACGCGATGACGGCAATGTGATTACCTATCCCAACAGTTTGATCCTGCAAAAAGCGGTCTTGAAATTGGAGCATCCCCTACCGGTGAAAAAAGAGGATGAAAACGAGGACGGTTGATTAAACCTGTCGCGCAAAGGAAAAGGGGCGATGTGTAGCGCCCCTTTTCCTTATTGGTTTGTAAAACCCTTATTGGTATCACAAAACCGCCACAACCGCCCTGGCAACGTAATCAATATTCTGTGCACGCAAGCCGGCTACGCTGATACGGCTGTTGTCGGTCATGTAAATGCTGTATTCACTGCGCAGTTTCTGCACCTGTTCAACATTGAGTCCCAGGAATGAAAACATACCCCGCTCCTGTGCGATAAAACTGAAATCGCGCTGTTGCTGTAATCCATTCAGGGCGGCAACCAGGTCGACACGCAAACCGGCAATGCGCTCGCGCATGCTGGTCAATTCACGCTGCCATAGGGCAGTCAACTCCGGGGAGTGAAGGATAATATCCACCAAGGCTGCGCCATGGGCGGGTGGCATGGAGTAAAGTCCGCGCGTCACACTGAGTAACTGGCTGTTGGTGGCATCGGCTTGTGCAGCATCGGCCAGTACCAGGCTCAAACTACCTGCACGCTCGCGATACAAGCCAAAGTTTTTGGAAAACGAGGTGGCGATCACGACTTCCGGTAAACGCGAGGCCAGCAGGCGCAAGCCATAGGTATCTTCATCCAGCCCTTCACCGAACCCCTGGTATGCCATATCCACAAAGGGAATCACACCGCGCTCCTGCAACACATCGGCAACCTGGTCCCACTGCGCGCGCGACAGGTCCGCACCGCTGGGATTGTGGCAGCAGGCATGGAGCAGCACCAGGTCGCCGCGCGGGATTGTCTTCAAGGTCGCCAACATAGCCTCAAGGTTAATGCTGTGGGAGGTGTAGTCGTAGTAGGGATATTCTTTCAGGCTCAGCCCTGCACTACCCAGCAGGGGAATATGGTTAGCCCAGGTAGGTGTGCTTACCCAGATACTGGCGCCAGGCTTGGCGCGTTGGATCAATTCCGCAGCGACCCGCAAGGCGCCACAACCGCCGGGGGTTTGGATGGTTCGCACGCGATTGGCCAGGACCGCCACATGCCCTTCGCCATAGATGAGTCGAGTGACAGCCTCGTTGGCACCGGGATAACCGGCGGGTGGGGTATAGGCCTTGGTCGTTTCGCGGGTAATGCGCTGCTTTTCCGCTTCAGCCACAGCCGCCATGATCGGGGTTTGCCCTTCATCGTTTTTATAAACACCGACGCCCAAATCGACTTTGGCGGGGTTGGTGTCTTTGGCATAGGCCATGCTCAACCCCAGGATGGGGTCGGCGGGAAGGAGTTTGAGGGTCTCGAACATAACAGGCTCCAGCCGGATCGGCACAAGTGACTGATGGCAGCGAAGGTTCAATGCCACCGGAAGGCGGCGATTATACGCGTCCGGACCGCCATGGTATAAGCCGGGGTAAATCCCGCCGGGTTGTGATAAGTTGCTCGCCTTTTGCAAACCCTGCTGCTGAGTGTTTTGATGATGTCCCCCGGCGACCACAATACCCTGCCCGAATGGGCGATTAGCGAACCCGACAACCGCCTGAAACCCGCTATCCAGGCACGTATCGACCAAAAGACCAAACCTCTGGGGGCTCTGGGCCAGCTGGAAAACCTGGCCCTGCAGATTGCCCTGGTTCAAGGGGCACCGGAGCGCCTGGCGCTGGACCGTCCGTTGATGCTGGTGTTTGCCGCCGACCACGGGATTGCGGCTGAGGGAGTGAGTATTGCCTCCAGTAAGGTCACCGCACAAATGGTGATGAATTTTCTCGCTGGCGGGGCGGCGATCAATTGTTTTTGCCGGGCAAACCATTTGCCGCTCAAAGTGATAGACGCCGGCATCGCCGATGAGCTGCGCCCGGCACCTTTCGCCTTGATCAACCAGCGTTTGGGACAGGGAACCGCTAACTTTGCCCAGGGGCCTGCCATGAGCCGCACCCAGGCAATCGCGGGGCTGCGTATGGGCGATACCCTTGCCGCAGGAGAAATTGCAGCCGGCTCGCGCCTGCTGGCATTTGGTGAAATGGGCATTGGCAATAGCAGCTCCGCCGCTGCCATACTTGCGGCACTCAGCGGCGCACGGGATGCCGCCGATATTGCCCGGTGTGTCGGCCGGGGCACAGGGATTACCGCGGAGCAACTGGACAAAAAAATTGCGTTAGTGCAGCAGGCTATCGCCCGTATTCACGACACTTCACCATTGAATGTACTCATGGAAGTCGGCGGCTTTGAAATTGCGCAGATCTGCGGTGCCATGCTGGCAACCGCTGCCGCAGGCCAGTTAATTCTGGTGGATGGTTTTATCGTGAGTGCGGCTGCGTTGCTGGCCGTGCGGATAAATCCCCGTGCGCGTCACTATATGATTTTTGCCCACCACTCCGAAGAGCCGGGGCACAGGTTGATCCTGCAATTACTGGATGCCAAACCGCTGCTGGATTTGGGATTGCGCCTGGGTGAAGGCACCGGTGCCGCACTGGCATGGCCACTGGTACAGGCAGCCGCCAGTTTTTACAACCAGATGGCGACCTTTGAAAGCGCCGGAGTCAAGGTATAACAACATCCCAACATGTCGCGGCAACGATGAAACAACAACTTCATTTATTCCTGCTCGCCCTGGGCTTTTTCAGTCGAATTCCCATTCCCGCCCAAGTGGAGTATTCGGCAGAAAACCTCAACCGCGCCAGTCGTTATTTTGCCCTGGTCGGCGGTTTGCTGGGTGCCCTGGTTGCCTTGGTATTTTGGGCAGCCCAGCACCTGTTTCCAGAGACAGTCAGCCTGTGGCTTGCCATGGTATTCAGCCTGCTGCTAACCGGTACCTTTCATGAGGATGGACTGGCCGATACGGCAGATGGTTTTGGCGGTGCCTTTGAGCGCGACAAAAAACTGCTGATTATGAAAGACAGCCGCATAGGTAGCTATGGTGCCTGCGCGCTGGTCATGGCACTGCTGGGCAAGTATTTGCTGCTGATTGAAAATACCGACATCATCACCGCACTGCTCATTGCATACCCTTTGTCGCGCGCTGTATCAGGCAGCCTGATTTTCAGTATGGTTTACGTCGCCGACACTGATACCAGCAAAAGTAAACCCCTGGCGAATAACCAATCGCGCACGGATTTATTCATCCTGTTACTGGGCATACTGCCCTTTTTTGTTTTACTGCCTTTAGTACAAACACTCATCCTCCTTGGGTTGTTAATCCTGCTGCGCCAATTAGCCATCACCTATCTCGCGCGCCAGATTGGCGGATACACCGGGGACACATTGGGGGCAGTACAGCAGGTGGCTGAACTGGGTATTTACGGAGCGCTGCTCACCTTCCTATGAACACCAACATCATTACCTTGATGCGCCACGGCCAGGTGGCGGGTAGCGCCGGCCTTTACGGCCATACCGATATTGCCCTGAGCGAACAGGGCTACCGCACGGCCATGGCACGTTTGCAACAGCTGCACCAGGCTCCCCCTATCACGCGCATCATCAGTTCACCGCTGGTGCGCTGCCAGCAGGTGGCCAGGGAGTTTTCGATCCGGGAACAGATTCCCCTGCAACTTGATAACGACTTTATGGAAATGCACTTTGGCCACTGGGATGGCATGGCCTTTAGCGATGTGCAGGATTGGCAGGCACTGGAAGCCTTTTGGGATAAACCCGCCGAGGCTGCCGCACCCGGCGGTGAAACACTGGCGCAATTTGCCGGGCGGGTGATTAACGCCTGGGACAGGTTGCTCGATGAAAACCACAGCGGCCATCAATTATTGCTCTGCCACGGCGGTGTAATTCGTATTGTGATTGCGCACCTATTGCAGCTGGACTGGCGCAATGCCGCGCTCTTTCGCCAACTCAATATCGACTACACTAGCCACACGCGCATCCTGCTGGCCGATCACCCCCACGCGCGCCCCGTCATCCAATGGATAGGCGCCACTCACTAACTTGCGCTACCGATGTACAGAGATATTTCACACCATGAATGAGCCTGTTTCACAATCCCTGCCCAACCACGACCAAAGCCTGGTGGTGCGCACCCTTAACGAGTGGCGTCAATTGGGGATATTGGGCGCACCGATCCTGGTAGCGCAGCTGGCGCAAATGGCCAACGGTGTTATCGATACGGTGATGGCCGGCCATGCCAGTGCGACAGACCTGGCGGGCGTCGGCATAGGGACCAGCCTGTGGGTGCCTATCCTGTTATTTTTTGCGGGGGTATTAGGTGCGCTGCAACCCACGATTTCCGGCCAGCGCGGTGCGGGAGCCATGCACCAGATTATCCCCACCACCTGGCAGGGGATTTACATTGCCATGGCGGGCATGGTGCTGATGGCAGCTATCATCCTCAACCTGGATCCGGTACTGCAACTGCTGCAGCTGGATGCCGCTACGGCAGCCATTGCCAAAGGCTACCTCGCCGCCTTCGCCTGGGGTATTCCGGCCCTGTTGTTACTGCTGGCCTTGCGTGGCTTGACGGACGGCCTGGGGCATACCCGCGTCATCATGAGTTTTTCCCTGCTGAGTACCTTACTCAATTTACCGCTCAATTATTTTTTTATTTACGGCGTAGATTTCGGGTTATTCATCCTGCCCGCGATGGGCGGTATCGGCTGTGGCTGGGCCACCAGTATTGCCAACTGGGCAGCAGTGATTGGCTTGCTGATTTACCTCAATCGCAGCCGTGTTTATGCCAACCTGCATCTGCTCGGGGAATGGGTTGCACCTTCGATGGCAGATATCAAACGCCTGCTGCGCCTTGGCCTGCCCATTGGATTTACCCTGTTTGTGGAGGTGAGCATGTTTTGCATGATCGCGCTTTTCCTCGCGCCGCTGGGGGCAATCACCGTAGCGGGCCACCAAATTGTACTCAACGTGATTTCGCTGCTGTTTATGCTGCCCCTAAGCCTGGGTATGGCACTGACGTTGCGCGTGAGTTTTTTAGTGGGGGCGGGAGATGAAGCGGAGGCCCGCCTGCTGGCACGCAGCTCCCTGCTGCTGGCGCTGGGTATAGGGGCAATCAATGCGCCCCTGTTATTGTTCGGGCGCGAGTGGATCGCCGGCCTCTATACCTCGGATGCCGCCGTACAGGCCGTCGCGGCCAAGCTCTTTGTACTGGCCGCTTTTTTCCAATTGGCCGACGTCATCCAGGTCACCATGATTA from Cellvibrio japonicus Ueda107 includes:
- the cobC gene encoding alpha-ribazole phosphatase family protein, coding for MNTNIITLMRHGQVAGSAGLYGHTDIALSEQGYRTAMARLQQLHQAPPITRIISSPLVRCQQVAREFSIREQIPLQLDNDFMEMHFGHWDGMAFSDVQDWQALEAFWDKPAEAAAPGGETLAQFAGRVINAWDRLLDENHSGHQLLLCHGGVIRIVIAHLLQLDWRNAALFRQLNIDYTSHTRILLADHPHARPVIQWIGATH
- the cobT gene encoding nicotinate-nucleotide--dimethylbenzimidazole phosphoribosyltransferase — protein: MQTLLLSVLMMSPGDHNTLPEWAISEPDNRLKPAIQARIDQKTKPLGALGQLENLALQIALVQGAPERLALDRPLMLVFAADHGIAAEGVSIASSKVTAQMVMNFLAGGAAINCFCRANHLPLKVIDAGIADELRPAPFALINQRLGQGTANFAQGPAMSRTQAIAGLRMGDTLAAGEIAAGSRLLAFGEMGIGNSSSAAAILAALSGARDAADIARCVGRGTGITAEQLDKKIALVQQAIARIHDTSPLNVLMEVGGFEIAQICGAMLATAAAGQLILVDGFIVSAAALLAVRINPRARHYMIFAHHSEEPGHRLILQLLDAKPLLDLGLRLGEGTGAALAWPLVQAAASFYNQMATFESAGVKV
- a CDS encoding MATE family efflux transporter; protein product: MNEPVSQSLPNHDQSLVVRTLNEWRQLGILGAPILVAQLAQMANGVIDTVMAGHASATDLAGVGIGTSLWVPILLFFAGVLGALQPTISGQRGAGAMHQIIPTTWQGIYIAMAGMVLMAAIILNLDPVLQLLQLDAATAAIAKGYLAAFAWGIPALLLLLALRGLTDGLGHTRVIMSFSLLSTLLNLPLNYFFIYGVDFGLFILPAMGGIGCGWATSIANWAAVIGLLIYLNRSRVYANLHLLGEWVAPSMADIKRLLRLGLPIGFTLFVEVSMFCMIALFLAPLGAITVAGHQIVLNVISLLFMLPLSLGMALTLRVSFLVGAGDEAEARLLARSSLLLALGIGAINAPLLLFGREWIAGLYTSDAAVQAVAAKLFVLAAFFQLADVIQVTMINVQRGYKDTKIPMLIMLLSFWAICLPLGYTLTFTDWLVEPMGASGFWTALIAGLVCAALLLTWRMWRFDPRHSPVNTQVLPAN
- a CDS encoding mechanosensitive ion channel domain-containing protein; protein product: MSEYWPIIERILAHNMVGKALLVLVCILAFWLGSKLLNKIVHDISLRRSLGDLRVLYITRLMNIAMVFLCVVVVCFILGLGYSEISVFLSSIFAVVGIALFAQWSILSNVTASMLIFFGFPYKVNDRIKILDKDDDISGIIIEISMFHVILKRDDGNVITYPNSLILQKAVLKLEHPLPVKKEDENEDG
- a CDS encoding adenosylcobinamide-GDP ribazoletransferase — encoded protein: MKQQLHLFLLALGFFSRIPIPAQVEYSAENLNRASRYFALVGGLLGALVALVFWAAQHLFPETVSLWLAMVFSLLLTGTFHEDGLADTADGFGGAFERDKKLLIMKDSRIGSYGACALVMALLGKYLLLIENTDIITALLIAYPLSRAVSGSLIFSMVYVADTDTSKSKPLANNQSRTDLFILLLGILPFFVLLPLVQTLILLGLLILLRQLAITYLARQIGGYTGDTLGAVQQVAELGIYGALLTFL
- a CDS encoding aromatic amino acid transaminase, with the translated sequence MFETLKLLPADPILGLSMAYAKDTNPAKVDLGVGVYKNDEGQTPIMAAVAEAEKQRITRETTKAYTPPAGYPGANEAVTRLIYGEGHVAVLANRVRTIQTPGGCGALRVAAELIQRAKPGASIWVSTPTWANHIPLLGSAGLSLKEYPYYDYTSHSINLEAMLATLKTIPRGDLVLLHACCHNPSGADLSRAQWDQVADVLQERGVIPFVDMAYQGFGEGLDEDTYGLRLLASRLPEVVIATSFSKNFGLYRERAGSLSLVLADAAQADATNSQLLSVTRGLYSMPPAHGAALVDIILHSPELTALWQRELTSMRERIAGLRVDLVAALNGLQQQRDFSFIAQERGMFSFLGLNVEQVQKLRSEYSIYMTDNSRISVAGLRAQNIDYVARAVVAVL